A stretch of Crossiella cryophila DNA encodes these proteins:
- a CDS encoding ABC transporter substrate-binding protein/permease, producing the protein MRHTLRGVVLFLLLMIVLPGQASAQAAEQPVVRVGTEGTYPPFSFHDPRSQELTGYDIEVIKAIAGKAGWRLEFVETQWDAIFPALDARRIDLIANQVSVNDERKAKYGLSSTYTYSRGVVVRRTGDTGIKSLADLKGKTTAQSSTSNWAKVAKDAGAKVEAVEGFAQAAALLAQGRVDAIVNDNIAVLDYLASTGSTAVEIAGNAGDKISEQALTFRKDDGSLLAQANQAITALKADGTLNGLSQKYFKANVSVPDGGNADLSQGRGSRSTWEVLASTAWPMFVGLVEVTIPLTALSFAIGLVLALFVALARISAYRVLAGLARAFISIIRGTPLLLQLFIVFYGLPQLGLKFPPFAAAVIAFSLNVAGYAAEVVRSAILSVPKGQFEAAATIGLDYRKTLRRIILPQAARTAVPPLSNTLLSLVKDTSLGSVVLLTELFRQSQLAAAESNEFLALYSFAGLYYWLICVALSAGQKRLEIRLNRYVTT; encoded by the coding sequence ATGCGACACACGCTCAGGGGCGTGGTGCTGTTCCTGCTGTTGATGATCGTGCTGCCGGGGCAGGCGAGCGCGCAGGCCGCCGAACAACCCGTGGTCCGGGTCGGCACCGAGGGGACCTACCCGCCGTTCTCCTTCCACGATCCGCGCAGCCAGGAACTCACCGGCTACGACATCGAAGTGATCAAGGCCATCGCCGGCAAGGCCGGGTGGCGGCTGGAGTTCGTCGAGACCCAGTGGGACGCGATCTTCCCGGCGCTGGACGCCAGGCGGATCGACCTGATCGCCAACCAGGTCTCGGTCAACGACGAACGCAAGGCCAAATACGGCCTGTCCAGCACCTACACCTACTCCCGCGGTGTGGTGGTCCGGCGCACGGGTGACACCGGCATCAAGTCGCTGGCCGACCTCAAGGGCAAGACCACCGCCCAGTCCAGCACCAGCAACTGGGCCAAGGTCGCCAAGGACGCCGGGGCCAAGGTCGAGGCCGTCGAGGGCTTCGCGCAGGCCGCGGCACTGCTCGCGCAGGGCCGGGTGGACGCGATCGTCAACGACAACATCGCCGTGCTGGACTACCTGGCCAGCACCGGTTCCACCGCGGTGGAGATCGCCGGGAACGCCGGGGACAAGATCAGCGAGCAGGCGCTGACCTTCCGCAAGGACGATGGATCCCTGCTCGCCCAGGCCAACCAGGCGATCACCGCGCTCAAGGCCGACGGCACGCTCAACGGCCTGTCGCAGAAGTACTTCAAGGCCAACGTCTCGGTGCCCGACGGCGGCAACGCCGACCTGTCCCAGGGCCGCGGCAGCCGCAGCACCTGGGAGGTACTGGCCAGCACGGCCTGGCCGATGTTCGTCGGCCTGGTCGAGGTGACCATCCCGCTGACCGCGCTGAGCTTCGCGATCGGCCTGGTGCTCGCGTTGTTCGTGGCACTGGCCCGGATCTCCGCTTACCGGGTGCTGGCCGGACTGGCCCGCGCGTTCATCTCGATCATCCGCGGCACCCCGCTGCTGCTGCAGCTGTTCATCGTCTTCTACGGGCTGCCCCAGCTCGGGCTGAAGTTCCCGCCCTTCGCCGCGGCGGTGATCGCCTTCAGCCTCAACGTGGCGGGCTACGCCGCCGAGGTGGTGCGCTCGGCGATCCTGTCCGTGCCCAAGGGCCAGTTCGAGGCCGCGGCCACCATCGGGCTGGACTACCGGAAGACGTTGCGCCGGATCATCCTGCCGCAGGCGGCCAGGACCGCGGTGCCGCCGCTGTCCAACACGTTGCTGTCCCTGGTCAAGGACACCTCACTGGGTTCGGTGGTGTTGCTGACCGAGTTGTTCCGGCAGTCCCAGCTCGCCGCGGCGGAGAGCAACGAGTTCCTCGCGCTGTACTCCTTCGCCGGGCTGTACTACTGGCTGATCTGCGTGGCTCTCTCCGCCGGGCAGAAACGACTGGAGATCCGACTGAACAGGTATGTGACCACATGA
- a CDS encoding amino acid ABC transporter ATP-binding protein, with protein sequence MTETAEQDLRIQVRGLAKSFGDAHVLRGIDFDSPRGSSTVLLGPSGSGKTTLLRSLNALETPERGVVRIDEVEVDFAALPTGKAGRRESGRLRAQSGMVFQTHNLFPHRTVLENIIEGPVIAQQRPKEEAVAEAKVLLDQVGLGDRADAYPYQLSGGQQQRVGIARALALKPRVVLFDEPTSALDPELVGEVLAVIKDLAADGWTMVIVTHEIRFAGQVADQVLFLDGGVIVEQGPPSQVIEHPQEERTQRFLKRILDPG encoded by the coding sequence ATGACTGAGACCGCAGAACAGGACCTCCGCATCCAGGTGCGCGGGCTGGCCAAGTCCTTCGGCGACGCGCATGTGTTGCGCGGCATCGACTTCGACTCGCCGCGCGGGAGTTCGACCGTCCTGTTGGGACCGTCCGGCTCCGGCAAGACCACCCTGCTGCGCTCGCTCAACGCGCTGGAGACCCCCGAACGCGGGGTGGTCCGGATCGACGAGGTCGAGGTGGACTTCGCCGCGCTGCCCACGGGCAAGGCCGGTCGCCGGGAGAGCGGCAGGCTGCGCGCGCAGAGCGGCATGGTGTTCCAGACGCACAACCTGTTCCCGCACCGCACGGTCCTGGAGAACATCATCGAGGGCCCGGTCATCGCCCAGCAGCGGCCCAAGGAGGAGGCCGTCGCCGAGGCGAAGGTGCTGCTGGACCAGGTGGGGCTCGGCGACCGGGCGGACGCCTACCCGTACCAGCTCTCCGGCGGGCAGCAGCAACGCGTTGGCATCGCCCGCGCGCTGGCGCTCAAACCGAGGGTGGTGCTCTTCGACGAGCCGACCTCGGCGCTGGACCCGGAACTGGTCGGTGAGGTGCTCGCCGTGATCAAGGACCTGGCCGCCGATGGCTGGACGATGGTGATCGTCACGCACGAGATCCGGTTCGCCGGGCAGGTGGCCGACCAGGTGCTGTTCCTGGACGGCGGGGTCATCGTGGAACAGGGCCCGCCCAGCCAGGTGATCGAGCACCCCCAGGAGGAACGGACCCAGCGCTTCCTCAAGCGCATCCTGGACCCGGGCTGA
- a CDS encoding dTDP-4-dehydrorhamnose 3,5-epimerase family protein, with the protein MKFHHTELPGALVITPEPIADERGSFFENLRTEALSEEIGRPFRPAQINYSVSRRNTLRGLHGVRNPPGQAKYVTCVRGALRDIMVDLRLGSPAYGKYVVTELTAAGGTALYIPEGFGHGFLSLTDDTCISYVLGTAHVPGTQIDINPLDPELNLPWGFDEFPLISAKDAAAPTLAEVRAQGLLLEYTD; encoded by the coding sequence ATGAAGTTCCACCACACCGAGTTGCCCGGGGCACTGGTCATCACCCCGGAGCCGATCGCGGACGAGCGCGGCAGCTTCTTCGAGAACCTGCGCACCGAGGCGCTGTCCGAGGAGATCGGCAGGCCGTTCCGCCCGGCACAGATCAACTACTCGGTGTCGCGCCGGAACACGCTGCGTGGCCTGCACGGGGTGCGCAACCCGCCTGGCCAGGCCAAGTACGTCACCTGTGTGCGTGGCGCGCTGCGGGACATCATGGTCGACCTGCGGCTGGGCTCGCCCGCCTACGGCAAGTACGTGGTCACCGAGCTGACCGCGGCCGGGGGCACCGCGCTCTACATCCCGGAGGGCTTCGGCCACGGCTTCCTCAGCCTGACCGATGACACCTGCATCAGCTACGTGCTCGGCACCGCGCACGTGCCCGGCACCCAGATCGACATCAACCCGCTGGACCCGGAACTGAACCTGCCCTGGGGCTTCGACGAGTTCCCGCTGATCTCGGCCAAGGACGCGGCCGCCCCCACCCTGGCCGAGGTCCGCGCCCAGGGCCTGCTGCTGGAGTACACCGACTAA
- a CDS encoding CoA transferase produces MNLTDRVTAAVANPLTHDHFDPHAELTEVLEGIGMTPADTGGQVTFLGADPVVPSPLRLGGAAAIALAAKSAAVAKLWRLRGGEGQDITVDLRTAPHRLCPFYDGKWELLNGYPGTAASNTSPAFGFQFYRTADNRWVMPLNPYPKIKVAAQRLLGVPDDTEAVTKAISQWRAADLEEAAVEAGVVLPMLRSTTEFLATQHYREALADLPLIEITRIGDSAPEPLPPTASDPLDGVRALGMGHVIAGAGAGRSLALHGADVLNIWRPGELEHDTTYLTANVGTRSATINPYAAEGHDRLRDLLAQSDVFYANRRPGYLDQIGLSAEQAAAIRPGIIHVTASLNGRRGPWADRVGFDQTAGSLVGMMDLEGDGETPALPPILVVNDYIVSWLMAAGATEALARRARDGGSYRVHVSLTRVALWILGMGIFDREYAHSVAGQGDQHAYLDPETFTADTPLGHYQGVTDQVLMSATPGRYRTVLVPRGSSRAEWLPRDR; encoded by the coding sequence ATGAATCTCACGGATCGAGTGACCGCCGCGGTGGCCAACCCACTGACCCACGACCACTTCGATCCGCACGCCGAGCTGACCGAGGTCCTTGAGGGCATCGGCATGACCCCGGCCGACACCGGCGGCCAGGTCACCTTCCTCGGCGCGGACCCGGTGGTGCCCAGCCCGCTGCGCCTGGGTGGCGCGGCCGCGATCGCGCTGGCCGCCAAGTCCGCCGCGGTAGCCAAGCTGTGGCGGCTGCGCGGTGGCGAGGGCCAGGACATCACCGTCGACCTGCGCACCGCCCCGCACCGGTTGTGCCCGTTCTACGACGGCAAGTGGGAGCTGCTCAACGGCTACCCCGGCACCGCGGCCAGCAACACCAGCCCCGCCTTCGGTTTCCAGTTCTACCGGACCGCCGACAACCGCTGGGTGATGCCGCTCAACCCGTACCCCAAGATCAAGGTCGCCGCCCAGCGACTGCTCGGCGTGCCCGACGACACCGAGGCCGTCACCAAGGCGATCAGCCAGTGGCGCGCCGCCGACCTGGAAGAAGCCGCGGTCGAGGCGGGCGTGGTGCTGCCCATGCTGCGCTCCACCACCGAATTCCTGGCCACCCAGCACTACCGCGAGGCCCTGGCCGACCTGCCGCTGATCGAGATCACCCGGATCGGCGACAGCGCCCCGGAACCCTTGCCGCCCACCGCGTCCGACCCCCTCGACGGCGTCCGCGCGCTGGGCATGGGCCACGTGATCGCCGGTGCGGGCGCGGGCCGCTCACTCGCCCTGCACGGCGCCGACGTGCTCAACATCTGGCGCCCAGGCGAACTCGAACACGACACCACCTACCTCACCGCGAACGTGGGCACCCGCTCCGCCACCATCAACCCCTATGCCGCCGAGGGCCACGACCGCCTCCGCGACCTGCTCGCGCAGTCCGACGTCTTCTACGCCAACCGCCGCCCCGGCTACCTCGACCAGATCGGCCTGTCCGCCGAACAGGCCGCCGCGATCCGGCCCGGCATCATCCACGTCACCGCCTCGCTCAACGGCCGGCGCGGCCCGTGGGCCGACCGGGTCGGCTTCGACCAGACCGCGGGCAGCCTGGTCGGCATGATGGACCTGGAAGGCGACGGCGAAACCCCCGCGCTGCCACCGATCCTGGTGGTCAACGACTACATCGTGTCCTGGCTGATGGCCGCGGGCGCCACCGAGGCCCTCGCCCGCCGCGCCCGCGACGGCGGCAGCTACCGGGTGCACGTCTCGCTCACCAGGGTCGCGCTGTGGATCCTCGGCATGGGCATCTTTGATCGGGAGTACGCGCATTCCGTTGCCGGACAAGGCGATCAGCACGCCTACCTGGACCCGGAGACCTTCACCGCGGACACCCCGCTCGGCCACTACCAGGGCGTCACCGACCAGGTCCTGATGTCGGCCACCCCCGGCCGCTACCGCACCGTGCTGGTGCCCCGCGGCTCCTCCCGCGCGGAATGGCTGCCCAGGGACCGATGA
- a CDS encoding dihydrofolate reductase family protein, with amino-acid sequence MAKVILGASMSLDGYVSGPEESGFDKLFQWYENGDVTIETRHPTLTFKLTETSAAHFRSMLDNTGALLVGRRLFDITDGWGGEHPLGVRTVVLTHKVPDGWEQDGEHFVFVTEGIEAAVAKAREIAGEKLVGVSAGITGGQALDAGLVDEVWIDLVPVVLGAGVPFFASLAGAPVSLEGPISTEQGNAVTHLKYRVVR; translated from the coding sequence ATGGCCAAGGTGATCCTCGGCGCGAGCATGTCGCTGGACGGGTACGTCTCCGGACCGGAGGAGAGCGGCTTCGACAAGCTGTTCCAGTGGTACGAGAACGGTGACGTCACCATCGAGACCAGGCACCCCACGCTGACCTTCAAGCTGACCGAGACCAGTGCGGCGCACTTCCGGAGCATGCTGGACAACACCGGTGCGCTGCTGGTCGGCCGCCGCCTGTTCGACATCACCGACGGCTGGGGCGGCGAGCACCCGCTGGGCGTTCGCACGGTGGTGCTCACGCACAAGGTCCCGGACGGCTGGGAACAGGACGGCGAGCACTTCGTCTTTGTCACCGAGGGCATCGAGGCCGCGGTGGCCAAGGCCAGGGAGATCGCGGGGGAGAAGCTGGTCGGCGTGTCCGCAGGCATCACCGGCGGGCAGGCCCTGGACGCGGGTTTGGTGGACGAGGTGTGGATCGACCTGGTGCCGGTGGTGCTGGGCGCCGGGGTGCCGTTCTTCGCCTCGCTGGCCGGTGCGCCGGTGAGCCTGGAGGGGCCGATCTCCACCGAACAGGGCAACGCGGTCACGCACTTGAAGTACCGGGTGGTGCGCTGA
- a CDS encoding alpha/beta fold hydrolase yields the protein MELQDVHVPTVLGHLRVRRAGSGPALLFWPSLLMDSALWTAQAEYFAGSRQVLLVDPPGHGGSEPLGREFTFEECATCVRQILDHLGLDQVDFVGNSWGGMIGGTFAARHPDRVGAAILMNCTASPAGRRQRLEYGLLTRVARLLGGVRAPLVPSVLKAFLGPTSMRTRPHAVAAIRAALTRINVHSVTWAVTSVVPRRPDQRGLFGLIRTPVLVVAGVEDQTFPVAETRAMADAIPNARFMVLDNAAHLAALEVPETVNTLIDGFLRAQT from the coding sequence ATGGAACTCCAGGACGTCCACGTGCCAACCGTGCTCGGCCACCTGCGGGTGCGCCGGGCCGGTAGTGGGCCCGCACTGCTGTTCTGGCCCAGTCTGCTGATGGACAGTGCACTGTGGACGGCCCAGGCCGAGTACTTCGCCGGGTCGCGGCAGGTGCTGCTGGTCGACCCGCCGGGACACGGCGGCAGCGAGCCGCTGGGCCGGGAGTTCACCTTCGAGGAGTGCGCCACCTGCGTCCGCCAGATCCTGGACCACTTGGGCCTGGACCAGGTGGACTTCGTCGGCAACTCCTGGGGCGGCATGATCGGCGGCACCTTCGCCGCCCGCCACCCCGACCGGGTCGGCGCCGCGATCCTGATGAACTGCACCGCCTCACCCGCCGGCCGCCGCCAGCGCCTGGAGTACGGCCTGCTCACCCGGGTGGCCCGGCTGCTCGGCGGCGTCCGCGCACCCCTGGTCCCCTCGGTGCTGAAGGCCTTCCTCGGCCCGACCTCGATGCGCACCCGCCCACACGCCGTAGCCGCCATCCGCGCCGCCCTGACCAGGATCAACGTCCACTCGGTGACCTGGGCGGTGACCAGCGTGGTCCCCCGCCGACCGGACCAGCGCGGCCTGTTCGGCCTCATCCGCACCCCGGTACTGGTGGTCGCGGGCGTGGAGGACCAGACCTTCCCGGTAGCCGAGACCAGAGCCATGGCCGACGCCATCCCCAACGCCCGCTTCATGGTCCTGGACAACGCGGCTCACCTGGCCGCCCTGGAAGTCCCCGAAACAGTGAACACCCTCATCGACGGCTTCCTACGGGCCCAAACCTAA
- a CDS encoding carboxymuconolactone decarboxylase family protein, with translation MTQRIQLSPGIPVAYKALIDINNQVAEAGRAAGLDPKLLELVKIRASQINGCAFCIDMHTKDTLKAGESQRRIFLLNAWRETQLYTDQERVALELTEEVTRLSETRDVPDELYQRATELLTPDQYKAVMWMIVVINAFNRLAVPSHAKLPHA, from the coding sequence GTGACTCAGCGAATCCAACTCAGCCCCGGCATCCCCGTCGCCTACAAGGCCCTGATCGACATCAACAACCAGGTCGCCGAAGCGGGCCGCGCCGCCGGCCTTGACCCCAAACTGCTCGAACTGGTCAAGATCCGCGCCTCCCAGATCAACGGCTGCGCCTTCTGCATCGACATGCACACCAAGGACACCCTCAAGGCGGGCGAGAGCCAGCGCCGCATCTTCCTGCTCAACGCCTGGCGCGAAACCCAGCTCTACACCGACCAGGAACGCGTTGCGCTGGAACTGACCGAAGAGGTCACCCGCCTGTCCGAGACCCGCGACGTCCCCGACGAGCTGTACCAGCGCGCCACCGAACTGCTCACCCCCGACCAGTACAAGGCGGTGATGTGGATGATCGTGGTGATCAACGCCTTCAACCGCCTGGCCGTACCCAGTCACGCCAAACTCCCACATGCGTGA
- the pdxR gene encoding MocR-like pyridoxine biosynthesis transcription factor PdxR yields MRDPGIDLHLGGIRRTPGGVGRSLEEALREAVRTGRLAPGARLPGTRRLATDLGLARGTVVQVYTQLIAEGWLVGNAGSSTRVAPATTPQPATTSPSPPSTLDLSPGRPDISTFPRTAWTASIRRTLSTADRIDFDYGNPAGHPALRAAIADYVARTRGVQATPDAVVITCGFSHALAALAHVFHDQAITTIATENPNLPLHRDWLTAAGLTTTPLTVDTCGANPADLSTEARAALLTPNHQFPQGYVLSPPRRKSFVDWATRVDGYLIEDDYDGEFRYDQRPVGALQALAPDRVIFAGSTSKTMAPGVRIGWLVLPPALRNPVRTKLFALGATVPSLDQLALADLITHGDYDRHIRRARLSYRRRRNELVTAIESTTKLTVRGIPAGLQALLPLDSIEQETQLVAKARAKGLLLQGMHAFGYWHDQTPNPGAALVLGFATPAPHAWRRTLQTLLDTLD; encoded by the coding sequence ATGCGTGACCCAGGCATAGACCTGCACCTGGGCGGCATCCGCCGAACCCCAGGCGGAGTAGGCCGTTCCCTGGAAGAAGCGCTGCGCGAGGCGGTCCGCACCGGCCGCCTCGCCCCCGGCGCCCGCCTCCCCGGCACCCGCCGCCTGGCCACGGACCTGGGGCTGGCCAGGGGAACCGTGGTCCAGGTCTACACCCAACTCATCGCCGAAGGCTGGCTGGTAGGCAACGCAGGCTCCAGCACCCGCGTAGCCCCCGCCACCACTCCCCAGCCTGCCACCACATCCCCCTCCCCACCCTCCACTTTGGACCTGAGCCCCGGCCGCCCCGACATCAGCACCTTCCCCCGCACAGCCTGGACAGCCAGCATCCGCCGAACCCTGTCCACAGCGGACCGAATCGACTTCGACTACGGCAACCCCGCAGGCCACCCCGCCCTACGAGCAGCCATAGCCGACTACGTAGCCCGAACCCGAGGCGTCCAAGCCACCCCCGACGCAGTAGTGATCACCTGCGGCTTCAGCCACGCCCTGGCCGCCCTCGCCCACGTCTTCCACGACCAGGCCATCACCACAATCGCCACCGAAAACCCCAACCTCCCCCTGCATCGAGACTGGCTAACCGCAGCAGGCCTGACCACCACGCCCCTCACCGTAGACACCTGCGGCGCCAACCCCGCAGACCTGTCAACCGAGGCCCGAGCCGCCCTGCTGACCCCAAACCACCAGTTCCCCCAGGGCTACGTGCTGTCCCCACCCCGCCGAAAGTCCTTTGTAGACTGGGCCACTCGCGTAGACGGCTACCTGATCGAAGACGACTACGACGGCGAATTCCGCTACGACCAACGCCCCGTAGGCGCCCTGCAGGCCCTGGCTCCCGACCGAGTGATTTTCGCAGGCAGCACCAGCAAAACCATGGCCCCCGGAGTCCGCATAGGCTGGCTGGTCCTACCCCCCGCCCTACGAAACCCCGTCCGCACCAAACTCTTCGCCCTTGGCGCCACAGTCCCGTCCCTGGACCAGTTGGCCCTGGCCGACCTCATCACCCACGGCGACTACGACCGCCACATCCGCCGAGCCCGCCTGTCATACCGCAGACGCCGCAACGAACTGGTCACCGCCATCGAGTCCACCACAAAACTGACAGTCCGCGGCATCCCAGCCGGACTACAAGCGTTGCTTCCCCTGGATTCGATCGAGCAGGAGACCCAACTCGTCGCGAAGGCCCGCGCCAAGGGGCTACTCCTGCAAGGGATGCACGCGTTCGGGTACTGGCACGACCAGACCCCAAACCCCGGCGCGGCCTTGGTCCTGGGCTTCGCAACGCCAGCCCCACACGCCTGGCGCCGCACCTTGCAGACACTCCTCGACACCTTGGACTGA
- a CDS encoding cyclase family protein — protein sequence MRTFVDISVPLMSGIASDPPGFTPEITYLDHQDTAGDVVSFFPGAKKEDLPDGEGWALEWVRMTTHCGTHLDAPYHYASTMDGGQRAITIDEVPLEWCLQPGVKLDFRHLPDGYVVTPGDIDAELARIGHTLSPLEIVVVNTSAGVRYGEPDYVSKGCGVGRAATLHLLEQGVRVTGTDAWSWDAPFVYTAQRYAAEGDPSVIWEGHKAGRDIGYCHIEKLHNLEALPATGFQVSCFPHKVHRGSAGWTRAVAIIDTPEP from the coding sequence ATGCGCACCTTCGTCGACATCTCCGTTCCCCTGATGAGCGGCATCGCCTCCGACCCACCCGGCTTCACCCCGGAGATCACCTACCTGGACCACCAGGACACCGCAGGCGATGTCGTCTCCTTCTTCCCCGGCGCGAAGAAGGAGGACCTACCCGACGGCGAGGGCTGGGCGCTGGAGTGGGTGCGGATGACCACCCACTGCGGCACCCATCTGGACGCGCCGTATCACTATGCGTCCACAATGGACGGTGGGCAGCGGGCGATCACCATTGACGAGGTGCCGCTGGAGTGGTGTCTGCAGCCGGGGGTGAAGCTGGACTTCCGGCATCTGCCGGATGGGTATGTGGTGACGCCTGGGGATATTGACGCGGAGCTGGCTCGGATCGGGCATACGTTGAGTCCGTTGGAGATCGTGGTGGTGAACACGAGCGCGGGGGTTCGGTATGGGGAGCCGGATTACGTGTCGAAGGGGTGCGGGGTCGGGCGGGCGGCGACGTTGCATCTGCTGGAGCAGGGGGTGCGGGTGACGGGGACGGATGCCTGGAGTTGGGATGCACCGTTTGTCTATACGGCGCAGCGGTATGCGGCGGAGGGGGATCCGTCGGTGATCTGGGAGGGGCACAAGGCGGGGCGGGACATCGGGTACTGCCACATCGAGAAGCTGCACAACTTGGAAGCGTTGCCTGCTACGGGGTTCCAGGTTTCCTGCTTTCCGCACAAGGTGCATCGGGGATCGGCGGGGTGGACTCGGGCGGTCGCCATCATTGATACGCCGGAGCCTTGA
- a CDS encoding nitroreductase family protein, whose amino-acid sequence MTELSAHEVLTTTRTVRRRLDLDRPVDLDLIRQALSTALQAPSGSNAQRWHFLVITDADQRAAIGEYYRRAAEAYFQTAESAGNQPHEDPNRQRTQQRVRNSSEHLAQNMGRVPVLVIPAIETPNVTELPAGNQSGLWGSILPAAWSYMLAARNLGLAAAWTTLHLKYEREVAELLGLPPTVHQAALIPTAHHTGDGFKPAPRQPLDEVLHLNRW is encoded by the coding sequence ATGACCGAGTTGTCCGCGCACGAAGTGCTCACCACCACCCGCACCGTCCGCCGCCGCCTTGACCTGGACCGCCCGGTAGACCTGGACCTCATCCGCCAGGCCCTGTCCACCGCGCTGCAGGCCCCCAGCGGCTCGAACGCCCAGCGCTGGCACTTCCTGGTGATCACCGACGCCGACCAGCGAGCGGCCATCGGCGAGTACTACCGGCGCGCGGCCGAGGCGTACTTCCAGACCGCCGAGTCCGCGGGCAACCAGCCGCACGAGGACCCCAACCGTCAGCGCACCCAGCAGCGCGTCCGCAACAGCTCCGAACACCTGGCGCAGAACATGGGCCGGGTACCGGTCCTGGTCATCCCCGCCATCGAAACCCCGAACGTCACGGAGTTGCCGGCGGGCAACCAGTCCGGCCTGTGGGGCTCGATCCTGCCCGCGGCGTGGAGCTACATGCTCGCCGCCCGCAACCTGGGCCTGGCCGCGGCCTGGACCACCCTGCACCTGAAGTACGAACGCGAGGTGGCGGAACTACTCGGCCTGCCACCCACGGTGCACCAGGCCGCCCTGATCCCGACCGCACACCACACCGGCGACGGCTTCAAGCCCGCTCCCCGCCAGCCCCTGGATGAGGTGCTGCACCTCAACCGGTGGTGA
- a CDS encoding type III secretion system chaperone family protein: MATWDELVSYVRSAYKVVDQQPDELRLLVRFEDDRSQTVLLGREVLDGKHEWVQIASPCGRVGQVDLRALLVEVGHNTVAGGVVIMGEHVVLRHTLPLENLDLNEFTEPLSLLAATADELEEQFSGEDDDY, from the coding sequence GTGGCAACCTGGGACGAGCTGGTCAGCTACGTCCGGTCGGCCTACAAGGTGGTCGACCAGCAACCCGACGAACTGCGGCTGCTGGTGCGATTCGAGGACGATCGCAGCCAGACCGTGTTGCTGGGCCGGGAGGTGCTCGACGGCAAGCACGAGTGGGTGCAGATCGCCTCGCCGTGTGGCCGGGTCGGGCAGGTCGACCTGCGGGCGCTGCTGGTCGAGGTCGGGCACAACACGGTGGCCGGGGGTGTGGTGATCATGGGTGAGCACGTGGTGCTGCGGCACACGCTGCCGCTGGAGAACCTGGACCTCAACGAGTTCACCGAACCGCTGAGCCTGCTGGCGGCCACCGCGGACGAGCTGGAGGAGCAGTTCTCCGGCGAGGACGACGACTACTGA
- a CDS encoding MAB_1171c family putative transporter: MTAVYPIATYLTLTWVLFLLARRPHDIRLRAIVGVVACWAVAYPFMELAGNHVTVLGFPPMASRFVQHAMFLVAVNFLIVFFLHSALEEAAARRRGRWCAVPLGVAVTVLLVTAALTPPTADTNDQSVSSIAVFFLTSNLYVMFGFALACFWTLRHARGAEPRLARGLRLAAVGLAGIVAADLVFLPTVLIRWSGGFAPRWFVDIGITLVLLGIVLFLAGVCYPAAGMRVAGLGVWWQHLRLYRRLYPLWTILHERFPQDTLESLPANTLRELYGLRGVHRRYYRRVIECRDGLVRISPYLGCSRRDGLPLADQLRAALRAHAAGTPAAVHAVPVAIPRAEGLEADVRELVALSDALRLAPR, translated from the coding sequence GTGACCGCGGTCTACCCGATCGCCACCTACCTCACCCTGACCTGGGTGCTGTTCCTGCTCGCCCGCCGCCCGCACGACATCCGGTTGCGCGCCATCGTCGGGGTGGTCGCCTGCTGGGCGGTGGCCTACCCGTTCATGGAACTGGCCGGTAACCACGTCACCGTGCTCGGCTTCCCGCCAATGGCCTCCCGGTTCGTCCAGCACGCGATGTTCCTGGTCGCGGTCAACTTCCTGATCGTGTTCTTCCTGCACTCCGCACTGGAGGAGGCGGCGGCGCGGCGGCGGGGCCGCTGGTGCGCGGTGCCGCTGGGCGTGGCGGTGACGGTGCTGCTGGTGACCGCGGCGCTGACCCCGCCGACCGCCGACACCAACGACCAGTCGGTGTCCAGCATCGCGGTGTTCTTCCTGACCTCCAACCTGTACGTGATGTTCGGCTTCGCGCTGGCCTGCTTCTGGACCCTGCGGCACGCCCGCGGCGCCGAACCCCGGCTGGCCCGGGGGCTGCGGCTGGCCGCGGTCGGCCTGGCCGGGATCGTGGCCGCGGACCTGGTGTTCCTGCCGACGGTGCTGATCCGCTGGTCCGGCGGGTTCGCGCCGCGCTGGTTCGTCGACATCGGCATCACGTTGGTGCTGCTGGGGATCGTGCTGTTCCTGGCCGGGGTGTGTTATCCGGCGGCGGGCATGCGGGTGGCCGGGCTGGGTGTGTGGTGGCAGCATTTGCGGCTGTACCGGCGGCTCTATCCATTGTGGACGATCCTGCACGAGCGGTTCCCGCAGGACACGCTGGAGTCCTTGCCCGCCAACACCCTGCGTGAGTTGTACGGGTTGCGCGGGGTGCACCGGCGGTACTACCGGCGGGTGATCGAATGCCGGGACGGGCTGGTGCGGATCAGCCCGTACCTGGGTTGCTCGCGCCGGGACGGGCTGCCGCTGGCCGATCAGTTGCGCGCGGCATTGCGCGCGCACGCGGCGGGCACCCCGGCCGCGGTGCACGCGGTGCCGGTGGCGATCCCGCGGGCCGAGGGCCTGGAGGCCGACGTGCGCGAGCTGGTGGCGTTGTCCGACGCGCTGCGGCTGGCGCCGCGCTGA